The nucleotide window CCGCCGGGAGTACATGACCGCCATCGGTCCGGTCGACATTCTTGCCCGCGATGCCACCGGCGCGACGGTGGCCGTGGAGCTCAAACGCCGCGGCGATATCGACGGCGTGGAGCAGCTGACCCGCTACCTTGAACTACTGAACCGCGACCCCTTGCTGGCCCCGGTGAAGGGGGTCTTCGCGGCCCAGCAGATCAAGCCCCAGGCGCGGGTGCTGGCATCGGACCGCGGCATAGACTGCCTGACCTTGGACTACGACGCCATGCGCGGCGTTGACGACAGCGAAGCCCGCTTGTTCTGAGCCTGTCCGGATCGACTTTGAAAGCCGGCACGGGCGCTCCCACAACCACGGGAGAACATTTGCTTAACAAACGATTGAATGCCCCCACAGGCCGTTGACCTGCCCTTTTGCGTATGTGATGCTTAACGCAGTCTTTGTGTATGTGTGTTTTTCATGCTCGCAGGACATGTTGCGAGTGTGAAGCTCCTCACGGTTTCGGTGACCAGCCGGGCATGAGGTCTTCCACGGAGTGACCCCGGTCCGGTACGAGGTGTGCCGGGCTAAAAAGTTCCACTATGAGGAGAAATAAATGGCACAGGGGACCGTCAAGTGGTTCAACGCTGAAAAGGGCTTCGGCTTCATTACCCCGGATGATTCCGACGGCGATGTTTTTGTCCACTACTCTGAAATCCAGACGGGTGGTTTCAAGACCCTGGATGAAAACCAGCGTGTGACCTTCGAGATCGGGCAGGGCGCCAAGGGACCGCAGGCCACCGGCGTAACCGTCATCTGATTTCGGATACCACCTCGCGGCACCGCTGCGACGGACTTGCACAGAGGTCCCCGGAGAGATCCGGGGACCTCTGACGTTAACGCAACCTGCCGGCCAGCGCGCCGGGCTCCGGTTCGCTCCCCTGCCGGGCCACGGCTGCCCCCAAGGTGCGCAGCTTCTCGTCGAAACGCTCATAGCCGCGGTCTATATGGTCCACGCCCCGGACCTCGGTCACGCCATCAGCTACCAGGCCGGCGATCACCAGGGCGGCTCCTGCACGGATGTCGTTTGCCACCACGGGCGCCCCGGAAAGCTGCGGCACTCCCCTGATCAAGGCATGGTGTCCATCCAACCGGACCACGGCGCCGAGACGGGCCAGTTCAGAGGTGAAGCCCCACCGCGCCTCAAAAACGTTTTCGGTCACCATACCGTTGCCATCCGCCACCGCGTTCAAGGCAACAACGAATGGCTGGAGGTCGGTCGGGAAACCCGGATACGGCAGCGTGGAGACGTTGATCGGGGCGGGACGGCCGTTGCCCTCAACGATAAATCCGTCCGCGCGGGTCGTGATGGTGCAGCCAGCCTGGGCAAGCTTGTCCAGCACCACGGCCAGATGTTCCGGCACCGCGTTGCAGACGTCGACGATTCCGCCGCACATGGCAGCGGCAAACGCCCACGTGCCCGCAACGATCCGGTCCGGAACAGTCCGGTGCGTGACAGGGCGCAAGCGTTCGACGCCGGTGATAACCAACGTCGGTGAGCCGATCCCTTCGATCTGCGCTCCCATGGCCACAAGCAACTCGGCGATGTCGCAGATCTCCGGTTCCCGTGCCGCGTTGTCGATGGTCGTGATGCCGTGCGCCAAGGTCGCAGCCATCATCAAGTTCTCAGTAGCCCCCACCGAAGGAAACGGGAGCCTGTGGTGGGCGCCGTGCAGGCCGTCGGGCGCACGCGCGACAAGATAGCCGTGGTCAATGACTATTTCCGCCCCCATCAGCTCCAGGCCGCTGCGGTGCATGTCCAGTCCGCGGGAGCCAATGGCGTCTCCCCCGGGCAGCGCTACCTCTGCCTGGTGGCAGCGTGCTACCAGCGGTCCCAACACCGATATCGACGCCCGCATAGCACGGACCAGATCGTAGTCAGCCTGATGGGCCGGCTCCGCAGGAACGTCAATGTGCACGCAGGAGGCATCGACGTCGTAATCAACGGTGCAGCCAAGCCTTCGCAGCAACTCCGCCATAATCCACACGTCCTGGATATTCGGCACGTTGGTGATCGTGGACTTGCCTTCGGCCAGCAGCACGGCCGCCATCAGTTTCAAGACACTGTTCTTCGCCCCGGCCACCTCAACCCGCCCCGACAGGGTGCTCGGTCCGTTGACGACGATCACATCTTCCATAGTCCCCATCCTAATGAGCGCTCCGTAAAGAACAGCGGCGCGGCTCCAGTGAGAGCCGCGCCGCGAATGCATTTTCAACGCCAGGTACCGATCCCTATCACCGGACCAGCCTCCAACCAGGAGGACAAACCAGCGTAAACATCGAAGCTCATGGCGAGCAGTAATTCCTGCTTGTCATGGCGAAGCATTACCACGATGGCCCCGGGTTGGATTTTCGCCCGCTCGGCCTCCGTAGGCTGGCGCCAGCCCTGCAGCTCCAAGGCGCTGCGCCGGAATCTGTAGCGCGGCCTGGGACTCAAGGAAAAGAGCCGCAGCCACTCCAGATGTTTGTCCGCATAACGACAAACCCCCATCTGCCAGCTGCCAGGCAGCATGCAGATGGAGGCGTCAAAAGTGCCAAGGGCGCGCCGCAGCTGATAGCGGCGCACCCCGAAGGCAAGCAGCGCCAGAAGCAGCAGCAGGAACAGTGCCGCCAGAATAGCGAACGTGTAACTGACTTCTTCCACTGGCGCCGCTAGCTGTACCTAAGCCGTGGCCAGGTCATTGACCGTGGCGTTATCCGCCACGATGACCACGCGGTTGCTGTCGACGGAGAAGAATCCGCCGTCCACGGTCACGTTGATCCGCTCGCCGTTGACCGGGTTGATCCCCAGTTCGCCGGGAGCCAGAATAGCCAGCACCGGCGAGTGGCCGGGCAGGATTCCGATCTCGCCTTCTGCGGTGCGAGCCTTGACCAAAGTTGCCGCACCGGACCACACGAAATGGTCCGCCGCCACAATCTCCACTTCCAGTTCAGCCGCTTCGTTAGCCATTGGCTTACTTGCTCTGTTCCTGGATCTTGGCCCACTGGCGCTCTACGTCGTCCAGGCCACCGATGTTGAAGAACGCCTGCTCCGCAACGTGGTCCAGGTCGCCGTCGCAGATGGCCTTGAAGCCCTCAACGGTGTCCTTGATCGAGACGGTGGAGCCCTCCACGCCGGTGAACTGCTTGGCGGTGTAGGTGTTCTGCGACAGGAACTGCTGGATACGGCGGGCACGCGCCACGACGATCTTGTCCTCTTCGCCGAGTTCATCGATACCGAGGATGGCGATGATGTCCTGCAGTTCCTTGTTCTTCTGCAAGATCTGCTTGACGCGGACGGCAACGTCGTAATGTGCCTGACCGATGTACTGCGGATCCAGGATTCGCGAAGTCGAGGTCAGCGGATCAACAGCCGGGTACAGGCCACGGGAAGCAATTTCACGGGAAAGTTCCGTGGTTGCATCCAGGTGCGCGAAGGTGGTTGCCGGAGCCGGGTCGGTGTAGTCATCCGCCGGGACGTAGATCGCCTGCATGGAGGTGATCGAGTGGCCCTTGGTCGACGTAATACGTTCCTGCAGCAGACCCATTTCATCGGCAAGGTTCGGCTGGTAACCAACGGCGGAGGGCATGCGGCCCAGCAGCGTGGAGACCTCGGAACCGGCCTGGGTGAAGCGGAAGATGTTGTCGATGAAGAGCAGCACGTCCTGGTTCTGCACATCACGGAAGTATTCCGCCATGGTCAGCGCCGACAGTGCCACGCGCAGACGCGTTCCCGGCGGCTCGTCCATCTGGCCGAAGACAAGGGCCGTGTCCTTCAGAACGCCGGCTTCTTCCATTTCGACCCAGAGGTCGTTGCCTTCACGGGTACGCTCGCCGACACCGGCGAATACCGAGGTACCACCGAAGTTACGGGCAACACGGGTGATCATTTCCTGGATCAGCACAGTCTTGCCAACACCGGCACCGCCGAACAGACCGATCTTTCCACCCTTGATGTACGGGGTGAGGAGGTCGATGACCTTGATACCGGTCTCGAGGATCTCCGTGGAGCTTTCCAGATCGGCAAAGTTGGGAGCCTTGCGGTGGATCGGCCAGCGCTCGTTGATTTCCAGCTCCGAGGCTTCAACGTCGAGCGGCTCGCCCAGCACGTTGAAGATGTGTCCCTTGACGCCGTCGCCGACGGGCACGGAAATCGGCGAACCGGTGTCGGTGACCGTGGTACCGCGGACGAGACCGTCCGTGGCCTGCAGGGAGATGGCACGGACGAGGTTGTCGCCGAGGTGCTGCGAGGTCTCGAAGGTGATGGTGTGGGTGTCGCCGTTGAGCGTGATCTCAGCGGTCAATGCGTTGTAGATGCCGGGAATGGCATCAGCCGGGAATTCGACGTCGACAACGGGGCCGATCACACGGGCAATACGGCCAGTGGCGCCCGAGCCGACGGAACCGGTTCCGTGCTCGATAGTTTGGGCAGTCATCTCTCTCACTTCATTCAGTTAGATGGCGTGGGTTAAAGTTTACTTTTGCCTGAGGCGCCTTCGACGCCGAAGGTCAGGGCGCGCTTAGAGCGTCCGCACCGCCGACAATCTCAGTCAGCTCCTGCGTGATTTCCGCCTGACGGGCGTTGTTTCGGAGCCTCGTGTACTTCTTGATGAGGTCCGAAGCGTTGTCGCCGGCAGACTTCATGGCCCGCTGACGGGCGGCAAGTTCGCTGGCGGCAGACTGGAGCATGGCTGCGAAGATGCGCGATTCGATGTAGCGCGGCAACAATGCGTCCAGTACCTGCTCAGGTTCCGGCTCGTACTCGTACAACGGCAGCAGATCGGATTCTGATGCAGCCTCTTCCTCCACGACTTCCAGGGGCAGCAGTCGAATGACCGTCGGCTCCTGGGTAACCATGGACTTGAAGCGAGTGTAGACAACGTGAATCTCGTCGACACCGCCCTCTTCATACGCAGTGTTGAAGTCTGCAAGCACGGCGTCGCCGATCTCGCGGGCAACCTCAAAGGCCGGCGCATCTGTGCCGCCGGTCCACACCTGCTCATAAGGAAGACTGCGGAAATCAAAGTAAGCCTGCGCCTTGCGGCCAACAAGGTAATGGCGCACTTCCTTGCCGTCTGCCCGCAGCAGTTCGGTCAGAGACTGTGCCTGCTTCAGAATCGAAGCAGAATACGCTCCTGCCAGACCGCGGTCGGAAGTCATAACCACGACGGCCGCGCGCCGGATCTGCTCCGGCTCGGTGGTCAGCGGGTGTTCGATCTCCGACTGTGACGACACAGCAGAAACGGCACGGGTGATCGCATTGGCGTAAGGCAGTGACGCAGCCACACGGGTGCGGGCCTTTCCAATGCGCGAGGCAGCGATCAGTTCCATCGCCTTGAAGATCTTCTGCATCGACGTGGTCGAAGCAATCTTCTGGCGGTAGACCCGAATCTGGGCTCCCATACTTTTCCTTTCCTAATCCTCGCTGATTGAGCGAAGTCGATTCCTATGCATGACGGCGTCTGGATTTCGACCCCGCTCAATCAACGAAAATGAATTAGCGCTTCTGCCGGACGATCTTTTCCTGATCCACGGCTTCCTCGGCCAGAGCGTCATACTCTTCGTGGCCGGCGCCGACAAGCTGGTTGTCGCCTTCCCCGAAGAAGCCCTTCTTGAATTCCGTGATCTGCTGATCAAGTTCCTGGACAGTGGAGTCCTCAAGCAGGTTTGTCTGCGCGATCGTGGTC belongs to Arthrobacter crystallopoietes and includes:
- a CDS encoding cold-shock protein, which produces MAQGTVKWFNAEKGFGFITPDDSDGDVFVHYSEIQTGGFKTLDENQRVTFEIGQGAKGPQATGVTVI
- the murA gene encoding UDP-N-acetylglucosamine 1-carboxyvinyltransferase — protein: MEDVIVVNGPSTLSGRVEVAGAKNSVLKLMAAVLLAEGKSTITNVPNIQDVWIMAELLRRLGCTVDYDVDASCVHIDVPAEPAHQADYDLVRAMRASISVLGPLVARCHQAEVALPGGDAIGSRGLDMHRSGLELMGAEIVIDHGYLVARAPDGLHGAHHRLPFPSVGATENLMMAATLAHGITTIDNAAREPEICDIAELLVAMGAQIEGIGSPTLVITGVERLRPVTHRTVPDRIVAGTWAFAAAMCGGIVDVCNAVPEHLAVVLDKLAQAGCTITTRADGFIVEGNGRPAPINVSTLPYPGFPTDLQPFVVALNAVADGNGMVTENVFEARWGFTSELARLGAVVRLDGHHALIRGVPQLSGAPVVANDIRAGAALVIAGLVADGVTEVRGVDHIDRGYERFDEKLRTLGAAVARQGSEPEPGALAGRLR
- a CDS encoding DUF2550 domain-containing protein; translation: MEEVSYTFAILAALFLLLLLALLAFGVRRYQLRRALGTFDASICMLPGSWQMGVCRYADKHLEWLRLFSLSPRPRYRFRRSALELQGWRQPTEAERAKIQPGAIVVMLRHDKQELLLAMSFDVYAGLSSWLEAGPVIGIGTWR
- a CDS encoding F0F1 ATP synthase subunit epsilon; translated protein: MANEAAELEVEIVAADHFVWSGAATLVKARTAEGEIGILPGHSPVLAILAPGELGINPVNGERINVTVDGGFFSVDSNRVVIVADNATVNDLATA
- the atpD gene encoding F0F1 ATP synthase subunit beta, translated to MTAQTIEHGTGSVGSGATGRIARVIGPVVDVEFPADAIPGIYNALTAEITLNGDTHTITFETSQHLGDNLVRAISLQATDGLVRGTTVTDTGSPISVPVGDGVKGHIFNVLGEPLDVEASELEINERWPIHRKAPNFADLESSTEILETGIKVIDLLTPYIKGGKIGLFGGAGVGKTVLIQEMITRVARNFGGTSVFAGVGERTREGNDLWVEMEEAGVLKDTALVFGQMDEPPGTRLRVALSALTMAEYFRDVQNQDVLLFIDNIFRFTQAGSEVSTLLGRMPSAVGYQPNLADEMGLLQERITSTKGHSITSMQAIYVPADDYTDPAPATTFAHLDATTELSREIASRGLYPAVDPLTSTSRILDPQYIGQAHYDVAVRVKQILQKNKELQDIIAILGIDELGEEDKIVVARARRIQQFLSQNTYTAKQFTGVEGSTVSIKDTVEGFKAICDGDLDHVAEQAFFNIGGLDDVERQWAKIQEQSK
- a CDS encoding F0F1 ATP synthase subunit gamma — protein: MGAQIRVYRQKIASTTSMQKIFKAMELIAASRIGKARTRVAASLPYANAITRAVSAVSSQSEIEHPLTTEPEQIRRAAVVVMTSDRGLAGAYSASILKQAQSLTELLRADGKEVRHYLVGRKAQAYFDFRSLPYEQVWTGGTDAPAFEVAREIGDAVLADFNTAYEEGGVDEIHVVYTRFKSMVTQEPTVIRLLPLEVVEEEAASESDLLPLYEYEPEPEQVLDALLPRYIESRIFAAMLQSAASELAARQRAMKSAGDNASDLIKKYTRLRNNARQAEITQELTEIVGGADALSAP